A stretch of DNA from Lysinibacillus sp. B2A1:
TGGCAGCAATTAATCCAACAAGTGGATCTTTTGCGCATTATGCACATGAATCAATTGGACCTTGGGCTGGTTTTATGATTGGTTGGTTATATTGGTTTTTCTGGGTCATAGCCATTGCATTAGAAGCAACGGCGGCGGCTGCAATTATTCAATATTGGTATGATGGTATTCCTTTATGGCTACTTAGTCTTTTGCTGACAGTAGCGCTAACTTTAACAAATGTACTTTCCGTAAAAGCTTTTGGCGAATTTGAATATTGGTTCTCTCTTATTAAGGTTGTAAGTATTGTAGTTTTCTTAGGACTTGGTGCATTTATTATATTTGGCATTGCACCAAATTTTAATGCCATTGGAACAGCTAATTTAATTGGGCAGGGTGGCTTTTTACCAAATGGTTTTGGAGCAGTCTTAATGGGTGTCGTTATTGTTATCTTTTCCTTTATGGGGACAGAAATTGTTGCGATTGCGGCAGGGGAATCCGATGAACCGTTAGCAGCAGTAACGAAGGCTACAAATTCTATCACATGGCGAATTTTAATCTTCTATGTTGGATCAATTACAGTTGTAGTCACATTATTGCCATGGCATTCTTCAGATATTCTTACAAGCCCATATGTTGCAGTGTTAGATCATATCGGTATTCCTGCAGCAGCGCAAATTATGAATTTTGTGGTCTTAACGGCTGTGTTATCATGCTTGAATTCCGCACTTTATGCGACATCACGAATGGTATTTTCTTTAGCAGAGAAGGGGGAGGCCCCAAAAGCCTTTTTGAAATTAAATAAAAAAGGTGCACCAGTGAATGCTATCCTAGCAGCGACGTTCTTCTCTTATATTGCCGTAA
This window harbors:
- a CDS encoding GABA permease, which codes for MEQQTHLQRGLKRRHMTMIAIAGVIGAGLFMGSGSVINLAGPGAILSYIFAGIIVILVMRMLGEMAAINPTSGSFAHYAHESIGPWAGFMIGWLYWFFWVIAIALEATAAAAIIQYWYDGIPLWLLSLLLTVALTLTNVLSVKAFGEFEYWFSLIKVVSIVVFLGLGAFIIFGIAPNFNAIGTANLIGQGGFLPNGFGAVLMGVVIVIFSFMGTEIVAIAAGESDEPLAAVTKATNSITWRILIFYVGSITVVVTLLPWHSSDILTSPYVAVLDHIGIPAAAQIMNFVVLTAVLSCLNSALYATSRMVFSLAEKGEAPKAFLKLNKKGAPVNAILAATFFSYIAVIMNYVSPDKVFMFLLSSCSAITLILYLIISFSQLKMRRKIEQESPELLKVKMWLFPYLTYFTILATTALLVSMFFIDSMRSQILFTCIIVAIVMIFYMVTQKKKVSNSEHEAIFQEEELDFEQQ